CAACTGGCCGAGCATCTTCGGTGGACCCGCGTGGACGCGGGTCACCGAGCCGGACGGTTCCCCCGGCCAGTGGTACCTGCACATCTTCGCCCCCGAGCAACCCGACCTCAACTGGGACGATCCCGACGTCGTCGCGGATCTGCACGCGACGCTGCGGTTCTGGCTCGACCGCGGAATCGACGGATTCCGGATCGACGTCGCGCACGGGATGGCGAAGCCCGCCGGGCTCCCCGACCACGACTGGAGCGACAACGAACTGCTCCACAACACCGACGACGACCCGCGATTCGACAATCCGGAGGTCCACGAGATCCACCGGGGCATCCGGAAGGTTCTCGACGAGTACCCCGAGGCCATGACCGTCGGCGAGATCTGGGTCCGCGACAACGAGCGCTTCGGCGAGTACATCCGCCCCGACGAGCTGCACCTGGGATTCAACTTCCGTCTCGCGGAGGCACCCTTCGCCGCCGACGACGTGCGAGCCGCCATCGAGCAGTCGCTGGCCGCGGTCGCGCAGGTGGGCGGCACCCCCACCTGGACACTGTCCAATCACGACGTGGAGCGCGAGGTCACCCGCTACGGCGGCGGTGCGGTGGGCCGCGACCGCGCTCGGGCGATGCTCCTGGTGGAGCTCGCGTTGCCCGGCGCGGTGTTCCTGTACAACGGGGCCGAACTGGGGCTCCCCAACGTGGACCTGCCCGACGACGCCTTGCAGGATCCGGTGTGGGAGCGCTCCGGCCGTACCGAACGTGGCCGGGACGGCTGCCGGGTTCCGTTGCCCTGGAAGGGAACCGAACCACCGTACGGCTTCACCACGGGGCAACCGTGGCTGCCGATGCCCGACGACTGGGCGCCGTTGACGGTCGAGGCGCAGCTCGAGGACGTCACCTCGACGCTGTCGCTGTACCGCTCGGCGATCGAGTTGCGAGCGAATCGACCGGAGTTCGCCGGCCCGGAAGTGGACTGGTACGGCAGCCCCGCGGGGTGCTTCGCGTTCCGGCGCCGAGAGGGTGGGCTCACCTGCGTGCTCAATGCCACGAGCGGGCCGATCATGCTGCCTCCGGGGACCCTGTTGCTCTCCAGCTCCCCGGTGGTGGAGGGGCAGCTGCCTCCGGATTCCGCCGCGTGGCTGATCTGAGTCGTCAGCGCGTCACCGTGAGCGGAATCGAGCCCCGCCGGTGCCGGTACACCGACCCGAACCGCGCGTCGAGGCGCACCCACGACGCACTCGCCCGCACCCGCACCGGATCCTGCTGCTCCGCCGCCGGTGGATCGGACGGAATGAAGCCCATCGCCGTGAGCGCGAACACCAGCCGCATCGGAATGGGCACCCGATCGCCCGCGCCTTCTATCTCGAGGACCTGCTGATCGAGCAGGGACGCCGGCGGGCCGTGTGCACTCGAGTGCTCCTCGGCCAATTCTGCCCCGCGCCTGGCCAGTTCGACGAAGGCGTGCGCCGGGACGTCGTCGACGTGGGCGTATCCGTCGGCCGGCGGCAATGCGCCCCGCCAGGACGAGTCCATCGGGAATCCCAGGTCGATCGTCCCGGGAACGTCGAGCGCGGCGAGCAGGTGATCGGCCGCGGCCACCGCATCCGGCACGGGCAGCGCACCGGCGAAGGTGCGCATCGCGAGGGCGTCGAACCCGGTCTCGGACCAGACGGTGACCAGCCGCTCGCTGCGCCGGTGCAGCCGCACGACGGCCGCCTCGTCCAGGCGCAACACGCGCCTCAGGTACGCCCCGAGATCGGCGCGCTCGGAGTCGGCCAGTACCAGTCCCCGTTCGGACAGGAACCCGTCAGTCACGCAGCCAGCTCTCGAGGTACTCGCGCTCGGTGTCGGTGAGGCGGCGCAGACGCTGGGTGTCGATGTCGAAGGCGGCGATCTGGGTGGAGGCCACGATCGACGGGGGCACCGCCAGGTCGGCGCCCTTGGGCCGCACCTCGTAGCCGATCGTGAAGTCCACCGCGCGCACCTTCTCCACCCACATCAGGACGTCCAGCGGGGTGTCCGAGTGGCGGAGCTGGCCGCGGTACCGCACGTGCAGATCCGCGATCACCGCTCCGTCGCGCAACGTCACCGTCGGGCGATGGTCGTCGAACAGCCAGGGAATCCGGGCCTCTTCGAGGAGAGTGACCATCCGAGCGTGGTTGATGTGCTGGAAGACGTCCATGTCCGACCAGCGGACCTCGACCTCCGCGTGATACCCCTCGCTCACCTGTCATACCTCCGATCGGGTGCCACCCGCGCGCACCATGCTCCGAACCTGCCGCGCCGCCACGGTCAGCGTCGCGAGGTCCAGGGTCCCAGACTCGCCGATGTCGCGGAGCGCCGACCTGGCCCGGGCGATCCTCGAGGCGTTGATCGACTCCCAGTCGCCGATCTTCTCCCTCGACGTCTCGCCCGGCTCACCGTCGGCGAGTACCTCGAAGGTCAACTGTCTCAGCGAGGAGTAGAAGTCGTCCCGCAACGCCAGCCGCGCCAGCGAGTTCCAGCGATCCCCGCGAGGGAGTTCGGACACCGAGGTGAGCAGGGACCCGATGTGCAGGTGCTCGTCGAGCGCGAAGTACAGGTCGGCGACCTCCGTGGTCTCGCGTTCGGCGATGTCGGCGATGTCACAGATGTCGAGGAACGCGAACCCGTGCAGCCGCCGGAACACGTCGAGGGTGAGATGCCCGGGAGCACCCGCGTCCACCAGTGGCCGCGCCCGGCGGAGGAGATCGTCCTGCTGCTCGGGCAACATCAGGGTGGGGAGCAGCGGCAGCAGCGCACGGACGTGGTCCCGGTACCGGGAGATCTCCGCGCCCACCGCGAGCGGCTGCGGCCGGTGCGCGAGGAACCATCGGGACGCCCGGTCGAGGAGGCGGCCGGTCTCGAGGACGAGCGCGTCCTCGACCGCGGCCGACAGGCCCGCCGAACGCACCAGCTCCCACAGGTCGGGGAGGCCGAAGATCTCGGTGACGATCGCGTACGCCCGGATGGCGTCGGTGCCCGACGCCCCCGCGTCCTCGCGGAGCCGGTAGACG
This genomic interval from Rhodococcus triatomae contains the following:
- a CDS encoding acyl-CoA thioesterase encodes the protein MSEGYHAEVEVRWSDMDVFQHINHARMVTLLEEARIPWLFDDHRPTVTLRDGAVIADLHVRYRGQLRHSDTPLDVLMWVEKVRAVDFTIGYEVRPKGADLAVPPSIVASTQIAAFDIDTQRLRRLTDTEREYLESWLRD
- a CDS encoding glycoside hydrolase family 13 protein; this translates as MRDVSDAPDTSATPDRPSEVTVEPWWLDAIFYQVYPRSFADSDGDGVGDLTGVENMLGYLELLGVNALWLSPVMRSPMADHGYDVSDPRDIDPLFGDLAAMDSLVAAAHARGMKVTMDLVPNHTSIEHRWFREALASPPGSPERERYFFRDGRGPDGSEPPNNWPSIFGGPAWTRVTEPDGSPGQWYLHIFAPEQPDLNWDDPDVVADLHATLRFWLDRGIDGFRIDVAHGMAKPAGLPDHDWSDNELLHNTDDDPRFDNPEVHEIHRGIRKVLDEYPEAMTVGEIWVRDNERFGEYIRPDELHLGFNFRLAEAPFAADDVRAAIEQSLAAVAQVGGTPTWTLSNHDVEREVTRYGGGAVGRDRARAMLLVELALPGAVFLYNGAELGLPNVDLPDDALQDPVWERSGRTERGRDGCRVPLPWKGTEPPYGFTTGQPWLPMPDDWAPLTVEAQLEDVTSTLSLYRSAIELRANRPEFAGPEVDWYGSPAGCFAFRRREGGLTCVLNATSGPIMLPPGTLLLSSSPVVEGQLPPDSAAWLI